The following DNA comes from Myxococcales bacterium.
TTCACTTTGTCGCCCGCGGACTCCGCGTAGGCACGCAGGTGCTGCTCTTCCTCTTTGCTCAGCTTCGTAGGTACGATCACCCTGACGTGCACCGCCAGGTCCCCGCGGCCCCCGCCCCGCAAACTGGGAAGGCCCTTGCCTCGCATCACGATCACCTCACCGGGCTGTGTGCCGGCAGGGAGCTCCAGGTCGGTTTCGCCCTCGAGAGTGGGCACGACCAGCGTGGCGCCCAGGGTGGCCTGGGGAAACGAGACCTCGAGCTGCGTATGCAGGTGGGCGCCGTCCCTCTGGAAGCGCGGATCCGCCTTGACGTGGATGTGAATGTAGAGGTTGCCCGCCTGCCCGCCCCGCGCCGACTCCTCGCCCCGCCCGGAAAGGCGCAACGTCGAGCCGTCATCCACGCCTGCAGGGATGGAAACGCTCAGGGTCTCGCTGCGGGTCTCGAGGCCGCTGCCCTTGCACACCTCGCAGGGGGTTTTGATGAGGCTGCCCTGCCCCCGACACGTGGGGCAGGTCGACTGGATCATCAAAAATCCCTGCTGATGGACCACTTGGCCCGAACCCCGGCACGTGCCGCACCGCTCGGGGCTCGAGCCCTTGGCGGCCCCTGAGCCCTCACAGGTGCCACAGCGGGTGTGGCGGTCCACGGTGACCTCTTTTTCCACGCCGGCCGCCGCTTCGAGCAGGGTCAGTTCCACCTGCGTTTCGAGGTCTGCCCCGCGGGACGCCCCCCGGCGGCGCCCGCCGCCGCCACCTCCACCAAAAAGGTCGCCGAAGATGTCACCGAAGGCCGAGAACACGTCCGAAACGTCAGAGAAGCCCGAAAAACCAGAGCTGCGAGGGCCTTCGTGGCCGTACCGGTCATAGAGCGCCCGCTTTTCGGCGTCGCAGAGCACCTGGTAAGCCTCGGAGGCTTCCTTGAACCGCTCCTCGGCTTCGGCATTGCCTGGGTTGCGGTCAGGGTGCAGCTCGACCGCCAGCTTGCGGTAGGCCTTTTTGATGAGGGTTCCGTCGGCGTCGCGGCTGACGCCGAGCACCTCGTAGTAATCGCGTTTTACGCTCACGGGCGGGGACACCGTAAGCACCGCGAAGGGGACTGTCAATCGCGGCCGGCGCATGAAATGCCGGGCGGCTCCGGGTGCCCCTCGTTTGGGCTTGTGGGGCAGAGCCCCGAAAGGGATACTTGCCCGACATGACGCGCTTGGTGACACCCCGCCCTTCGTCGGGCCTCGCGACGCTGATCCTGGCAGCGTCCAGCGTTTTCGTGGCCAGTAGCTGCTCCGAGGTGCGCTCGAAGTCCTTCGAGGGCCAGATCTGCAGCACCAGCGAGGATGAAAACCCCTACTTCGAGTGCGACCGCTCTCGCTCCGACCTCGTGTGTATTTCCACATATACCGTGGGCAACGGCGTCAAGGCCTACACCTGTCGGGTTGCCTGCGCGACTTCGGCCGATTGTTCTCAAGCGGGCGACGTCTGCTGCGCCGGGACGATCATTCGGGAGAGCTTCGGAAAATCGAGGGCGTGTGTGCCTGCCTCCCGCTGCGAAAGCGATCCGGACGCCGTCCCGCCGCCGGATGCCGGCATCAAGCCAACCCCGGCGGATGCTCTGCCCCAAGATGCCGGTGCGCAGAGCGCCGACGCCGCCGTTGACGCACCTGTTCTCGACATGCCTACGGCCCCCGATGCTTCGACCGACGCGGAGACCGACGCCTGATGGCCGCAAAGCAGCATAACCCCGGATTCGAGGCCCTCGTCGAGAGCATCAAGGTGGGGATCCGGGAGTGCTCCGTCGAGGAGGTCAGGCGCCGCCAGGAGGCCCGTGAGTCGTTTTGGCTGCTGGACGTGCGCGAAGATCACGAGTTCGCGGTCGACCGGGCCGCGGGCGCCCAGCACCTCGGCCGAGGCATCCTCGAGCGCGACATCGAAACCGTCATTCCGGACAAAAACGCGGAGATCGTGCTGTATTGCGGGGGAGGCTATCGCTCGGCCCTCGCCGCGGACAACCTCCAGAAAATGGGCTATCGGCGGGTCGTCTCGATGGCGGGCGGCATGCGGGCCTGGCGGGCGGCCGGGTTGCCCGTACAGGCCGGCGAAGTCTGACGAGACCGTTCCTCCCCTGGATGCCCCCACGGGTCGTTGCCTGACCCGCATGGACTGAATGCGCTGACGTCGACTGGGAACCGCAAGATCCGGCGGCCAGCGCCCCCCGAACGCGTCATCATAGTTGTTACGTTCCTTCGGCCGATGGGGGCACCTGCCCGTTTCGGTCTCGTGACTGCAAAAAGTCGGTTGAGGCCTTTCAATGCGCCCCCTCGGCCGAATTGTGGAGACTACCCTCATGGACTTGTCAGTTTCGTCCGTTCAGCGGCACGGCAACCGCCTCCTCTTCCTCTCGGCCGGCCTCCTGGTCTCGTTGGCCCTGCCGGTCTCCGGCTGCTCCGGCTCCGTCGACTCCTCGGCTGACCAGGACGACGGGGATGGCGATGGGGACGGCGATGGCGATGGCAACGGGGGCTCCGGACAATCCGGGGGACGCGGCGGCTCGAATCCGGGGGGCAACACGGGGGGGGCGTCACCGCCCATCATCGAACCGCCTTCCGGTTGTGAATCCGTCGAACCGCTTCCGCCCACGGCCCGCCGGCTTACGCAGAACGAAATTCTCAACTCCGTACGCGACATTTTGGGGGTCGAATTCACCCAAGAGACCGCGGGCTTCGACAAGGAGACCATCACGGGCTTCTCCACGGATGTCAGGGAGCTGATCCCCAACTTCGAGTTCACGAAGTCGAGCGTCACCTTCGGCGAAAAGGTCACCGCCAAAATTCAAGACCGCGCCGCCTTCGCGCAGAAGTTCGGTAAGTGCAACAGCTTCGGCGCCGACTGCGAAAAGGCCTTCATCGAAGGACTCGGACTGCGTCTTTTCCGCCGCCCCGTCACCGAAGACCAGGTCGCCCGCTACCGAAAGATCATGGCTGAGGCTGTGAAGCAAAAGGCCTCGTTTGGCGAAGCGACCCAGGCCGTGCTGCAGGCCATGTTGGGCTCGGCGAGCTTCCTCTACCGCCTCGAGCCAGAGGTGGGTGATGGTTCGTACCGGGGCCTCGACGACTACCAAATCGCCAGCCGGCTGTCGTTTGCCCTGTGGGGCACGTCGCCCGACGACGAGCTCATGGACAAAGCCCGCGAAGGCAAGCTGACGGACACCGGTGAGCGTGAAGCCCAGGTCGAGCGCCTGCTCAACGACAACCGCGCAAAGCAGATCTTCTCGCGCTACGCCTCCGATTGGCTGGTGCTCGAGGAAGCTGGAAAGTTCATCTACGACGAGGTGATGTACCCCGATTACAAGCCCGAGCTCGGTCTCTCGATGGTGGAGGAAACCAAGGCATTCATCAACGCCTTCTGGGACGAGGGGCTTCCCCTGCAGGACTTCTACACGGCCAAATTCGCCTTCGCCGACAAGGAGATGGCGACCATCTACGGGTTTGACAATCCCAAGCAGGGCATGACCCGCTACGACCTGGCGAACGATCCGAACCGGAACGGCATCTTCACCCAGGCTGCGTTCCTGGGCCCATCCGGTGTGCACACCACGGAACCGGGCATCGTGTTCCGCGGCCAGTACATTCTGAAGCGCTTCCTGTGCACGGAGCCGCCGGAACTCACGCAGGAGCTGCGCGACGCCCTCGGCGACCAGATCACGGCGAACGCCATGCTGGGCGATTCGAAGTCCCAGCGCTTCGTTGCCGAGGCGCGCACGGGCACCTGCCGCGGCTGCCACAACCAATTCGACCCGCTGGCCTACGCCCTCGAGCCCTACGACAGCCTGGGGCGCCGGCGTGACAAGGACCGCTTCGGGAACGAACTTCGGACGGACGGAAAGTTCCTTCCCCACGTCGACCCCGAAGAGCGCTCGTTCTCAACCACGGAGGAGTTCGCGAAGACCTTCGCCGAGCTGCCCCTGACCCGGGCTTGCCTTGCGGCGAATGCGTTGCACTTCCTGTCGGGGCAGGCGATTCACATCAATGACGACGATGCCCAGAGCTGTTTGGTCAACTCAATTCGGGAATCGATGGCAAAGCCTGACGCCTCGTTCAAGGATCTGTTCCGCACGATCGCGCTGCATCCCACGAACCAGGGTTTCAAGACCCTCCAGGCACCCTAAACCCGCCCCCATCAGCCCAGCCATTCGAGGACAACGACAATGAAATACCGTCATGTACTGAGCCGGCGCACGATGCTTCGCGGGATGGGGGGAGCAGCCATCGCGCTGCCTTTCCTCGAGGAGATGCACTCCAGCACCGCCTTCGCGGCTGACGTCTCTCCGGCTTGCATCACTTACTTCTTCGGCAACGGCATCCCCGTAAAGGCCTTCAACGGAGGTCTTTCCGGTCGTGTGGCGCCCTTGAGCGAAATCGCCGCGCGCTCTGCCATTCACGCACGGGTAAGCCTGAAGGCTTCCTTCCACGGGCCGGCCACGGAATCGAGTTTGCGGGGTAAGCCCAAGTCGGGACCTTCCGTGGAGCAGTACGTGCGCCACAAAAAGTACCCTTCCGGCAACGTGCCCACCCGCTTGAAGAATCTGTCGGCTGGGATCTACTGGCGTACAGACGAGTCGTACAAGTACCAGCACAGCTTCGATCTCAACGGCGACACGATGGACAACAACCCGCCGCGCTCGTTGGCGGCGATTTTCCAACGTCTCTTCGTCGGCTTCACGCCGCCGGGCAAGCCTGGCACCGACCCTGTCACCCCTCCGCCCCCCTCGTCGGGCCCCAACCTGAAGCGCAGCGTGCTCGACGCCGTCATCGACGACTACAAGCACTTCACTTCTGAAGCCGGCAACCTAGGCGCCACCAGCCGTGAGCGCATTCGCTCCCACCTCGACCGCATCTACGAAGTGGAGAAGACCCTACCCGGCCTCGACCAGCAGATGCAAGACGCCATGAATCCCACCACCCCTACGGGTGGGACGTCGGGCGGCTCGGCCAGCTGCAAGGTGCCCGCCTCGACCAACGAGGGTCAGCTCCCCGATCCCAACAAAAACGGCGTGCCTCCCGTCAGCCCCGACCTCATCGAGGCGTACTGGAAGAAGCTCGTAGACCTCTACGCCATGGGTTTGCACTGCGACATCTTCCGCTTCGGCAACTTGATGGCAAGCGGCTCAGCCGAACGCATCATCTTTAAAGGCACGATGCAGTACAACGGCCAACAGCGCTCCGTAGACCATGGAAAAAACGGCCACGACTACTGGCACGCCTGGGATCCGAAAGGAAACAGCTTTGCCAGAGAGCTGGACGAGCACATCAATTTCCTGTGCCGTCAGATGGTGACCTTCGTCAAAGCACTGGACGACAAGAGCTATCCGCAGGCCAACGGGAAGACCTTCTGGGAAAACCAGCTCGTCATTCTCACCACGGAGCTCGACAACCACTCGAACTCGGCGCACGCGACGGAGAACACTTTCCATCTGGTCTCGCCGGCGGGAGGCAAGGTAAAGACCAACGTTCTTCTGACTGAGAACAGCCCAAAGGTGACGTACGTCGACTTTTACGAGACCCTGCTCAAGGGTATTGGCATTAACGACCCGAGCGACTTTGGCCTGGCCAAGGAGCGCAAAGGTCTGGCCACGGGCGTACTGACCTAGCCGGCAGGCGCGCCGGGATGACCTTCAGTCTGTAGCCCCGCATCGGCGTACGCTCCTCCTCTACGGGGGCGGCGCAGCCAGCGGGGTTACTCGTGAAGGGAACTGAAAAACTCTCCCGACCCTAGTACGGGAGGGCGGGCGGAGTTCCTGGGTCTTGTCGGGCCTAAGGTAGTACGATCCGCCACGTGACTTCATCAAAAGATGAATCGGCGCCCGAGCCGACAACCACGCGCCCGTCTCTCGAAACCAGCAGCCCGGACATGCTTTCTATCGTTGCCATCGTGAGGCTATCGCGCAGCGCCTCGAACTTTGTCACGCCTTTTCCTTCTTTCCACACGCCGCCGTACGAGACGGCTACCGTTCCGTCATCGCTTGTATCCACAACGGGTTCCATGCCTTCGAGCACCTCTAGCGTGTCCGCTCCGATTCTCCACCGGAAGGTTCCAGCGTCCGTGTAACCAAAGAGGTACTTGCCGTTCCCGCTCAGGATGGACCCTTGAAGACAGGCGCCGCTCTGCGGCGCGGGCGGTTTTCCTTTGTTGGTCTGGGAGCATGAGTTGCTGTCATCGGAATAGGACCAGGCGTACACGCTGCCATCCACCGAAACGCCTTCGAACCGAGTGGGGCGCGAGGTACTCACTCCTTCCAGAGCGACGCAGCTCCTGCTGGAGACACTGCAGCGCTCTACCAGCCCGCTAAGCCGGTCGACTCTGTAGACGTGCGTCCCTGCATCTCCCTCGAGCCCGACGGGCTCGAAGGTCCCAGTTTCTCCGCTGAATGCGCTGCCGATGAAACCCGACCAAAGGGCAAGGGGTTGGTCCCCGGAGTCCAGGCTGGTCCATCCCGCAACCAAGGTCCCGTCGGGCGACACGCGTGCGGCGTGAGAGTTATCGCTGGAGCCCACCCTCAGGGTTGTCACGGTCCCTGTGCTCTGGTCCCACCTTACGGCCCACTGGCGCTCGAAGCCCACGATGACTCGCCCGTCTGTGTTCGTGTCGCGGGGGAAAATCTTACGGATGATCGTGACGCCGGGGCATTCGAGCCTACAGGTACCGTCGCCGCACTCCAGAAAACCTGGCTTGCACTTGTATCCGCAGCTGGACGCCGAACACAGTGTGTCCGCGTTAGCGGGAGTCACCTTTGCGCAGTCGCTGACCACGGTGCTGTAGTCCGTCCCGTTGCACTTCACCACGGCTGTTCCGGTGGCGTTGCAGATCTGCTGGTCGAGTGGACACGTTTGCGGCGGCACGTTTCCAGTCCCCCCGTTTCCCAAGACAGGTGCGTCCCCCACTCCGGCTTCACTGCCGTTTTCGCCCCCCGCGCCGGCTCCCGCGTCCTCGCCGGCAGCGTTCGGGTCGCCGCCTCCGTCCGCTCCCACCGTCGTCTGGGTTCGTTGGTCCGTACACCCCACAGGCGCGACGGTGACCCCGACGGTAACGAGGAAGAATAACGACGAGGTGCTCGAGATAGCTGACTTCATTGGAGGGTCCCTGTAGGTTACCGGAGTTGGTGGAAACGCAGTTGCGTCTCCTTTGAAAAATGACGACCCCCGTCCTCCCGGCGGTCGACTTTCTTCTCGAGATCCACTGAGGATACGCAAAGACTTGCGCCACCGGCGCGCCGCGAAAAACCGGGGCAGCGTGCCTGCTAGGCTGCTGCCCCGCATGCGTATACCCCCTTCGCGTTTCGGAAGACGCTGGCGTCTCGCAATCGCCGTCTTGATGCTCGCTCTTGGGCTCTCCGAGGCGCCTGCCGAGGCGCAGGTGCCCCTGGGAGGCAGTCCCGAAGCACGCGCCCTGTTGGCAGCGCAGGAAGAGTACGAAGCCAAGCGCAAGAGCGTGGGGTGGGCGCTCGGCCTCGAGGTGCTGGCGCCGGGACTCGGCAACGCCTATGCGGGCGAAACCGAAGAGGCCCTTCTCACCTGGACCGGCCTCCTCATCGGCGCTTTTTTCTTGGCCGATGGGTACGGCCTGACCTGCGAGGTGTTCAATGGGGGCGGGGCAAACTGTCCCACGAAGACCTTCTACGTCGTGCAGGGCTGGATCTTCCTTGGCGGGAGCCGTCTTTTCGGACTGGCGAGTGCGCCCCTCAACGTGCACCGCAACAACCGGGCGCTGCGCGCCAAGCTGGGCTTGGACGCCCCCTTCCTGCTGGGTGTAGCGCCTTGGGGGCAAGCCGACGCCGGGGGACTCAGCCTGGCGCTGTGGCACTGAGCCCCACCCGAAAAGACCGGCGTGGACACGGGGGGCCCTTCAGGATGCGGAGGGTCCCTCCCGGACCCCTCGAGACGAAATAACGGCGGGAGACACAGAAGCGCGGTATAACCCCGCCCGGGAGCCGAGGGACGGTGGTCGAGAGGTTCGGCCTATTTTCCGGAGCACAAAACGATAAGCGACGGTCATAGTGCCCGAAGGAACGATTAAGAGATTGAACATCAAGGGATTCGGCTTCATCAAGCCCCTGGCAGGTGATGAAGTGTTTTTCCACCGCTCGAGCGTGCTCGGCGTGGATTGGTCAGAGCTCCAGGAAGGCCAGCGCGTCTCCTTCCAGCTCGCCGAAAGCCCCAAAGGGCCACGGGGCGAGCAAGTCCAGGTGCTCTAGCCGCAGGCCTTTTGGCATGCACGACCACCAAGACTGTGGCGGAGACGCCCACCGCGCATTCGAAAGCCTGGAAGCGGCCATGAACGCCATGCCCGTCGTCCGAGGCGACGACGTCATGGCCCCTCAGAGCCTGCTCGACGCCCTCGAGCGCCTGCGGCAGACGCTGAGGCTGCCGGTACCCGCCCCCTCCGTCCGATGAACCTCGACGTTTTCGATATCCGGTTCGAGCGCATGACAGGCGCCACGGCCGTCGAGACCGAGGTTCGGGCCTGGTTGTCGAAGCTCTCGAAAGACCTCGACGAAGCCAGCGTCTCACGGGGCTCGGTCGTGGTGGAGGCGCGCCCGCGCAGCCACCAGGGCGACGCCTTGAAACACCACGTACGCATCGACGTGACGACCCCAGAGGGGGCCATCACCATCGGCGGTGACAAACTCGACATTCGGCCCCACGAAGACGTGTACGTGGCCATCCGTGACGCCTTTCGACAGCTACGCCGGCGGCTCGCGTAGCGCCTAGGAGACCGGGTCGCGTGATGAAACCGGAGCGCTCGTCCTTGCGGGTCTATCTGCAACGAAGCGGCACGGTGCAGCTGCTTTCGCGCGAACAAGAGATAGAGCTTGCCGTCCGGATCGAACGCGCACGCACGCGGACCTGGGAGATCCTGGCGCACTTTCCCTCTGTGATCCTCGAGGGCGTGGCCGAAGGCATCGTGGCCGAGCGGGTCTCGTCAGCCGAGCGCGACCAGGCCTTCGCCGAATTGGTGACCTTGGCGGGTCAGCTGGCGAAGGTGACCAAGGTTCCTCCCGAGGCAGACCGCGACCGCCTCGTCGTGCTGATGAAGCAAGCGGTGCTGGGAGCGCGACAACGGCAAACGTTGATCGAAGCGCTGACTTCGGTGCTCTCGGATGCGCCCGGACGGCCCGAAGGTCCCCGCCTTCCTGCGGCCCGTCGCGAAGCGCTCCGGCACGAACTCGACGCGGCCGTGCAAGAGGAGATTCGCGCGTCCAATCAGCTGGCCGCTGCGAACTTACGGCTGGTGGTCAGTATTGCCCGCCGCTATGTACGCCGGGCGCAAGGCATGGAGCTGGCCGACTTGGTCCAGGAAGGCAATCTCGGCCTGCTCCGCGCGGTGGAGAGCTTCGACCCCCACCGTGGCTTCAAGTTTTCGACCTACGCCGTGTGGTGGATTCGGCAGGCGATCGTGCGGGGCATTCAGGACAAAGCCCGGGTGATCCGCCTGCCCACGCATGTGGCGGAGGAAGTGGCCCGCGTGGGCTTCGCCTCGACGCAGCTCACCCGAAAACTCGGGCGCGAACCCACGACGGACGAACTCGCCGAGCTGATGCAGGTGGGGGCGGAGCGCCTCGATTCGCTGGGCCCCTTGCGCAGCATGACCACCTCTCTCGAAACGCCCCTGGGAGACGGCCCAGGAACGCTGCAAGACGTCTTCGTGAACGCAGAGGTCTCGACCCCCTTCGACCTGGCGAGCACCGAGTCGACCAAAAAGCACGTGCATCGCATGTTGGCCCTCTTGCCCGCCCGCGAAGCCGAGATCCTCTCGCTGCGCTTTGGGCTCGACGATGGCGAAGAGCAGACGCTCGAGCAAGTGGGGGAGCGCTTCAACCTGACACGCGAACGCATTCGCCAGCTGCAAAATCGCGCCATGGAGCTCCTGGCGCGCTTGAGCGCTCACCGCATCTGAAAGCCGCAACCGCCGGCAGGGCGGCGAGCTAAACCCGCCGCCCGGCACGAAGGTTTATCAGCCGTAAACGGGGAACTTGCGGGTCAACACCGCCACCTGCTCCCGCACCCGCGCCAGGTTGGCTTGATCCTGCGGGTTGTCGAGCACGTCGGCGATGAGGTTCCCCGTGGCCACGGCCTCGGCTTCCTTGAAGCCTCGGGTGGTCATGGCCGGTGAGCCCAACCGAATGCCGCTCGTGATCATCGGCTTTTGCGGGTCGTTCGGGATCCCGTTTTTGTTGCAGGTCATGTGAGCCTGGCCCAGCACGGCTTCGGCTTCTTTGCCCGTGAGGTTCTTGGGGCGCAGATCAACGAGCATCACATGCGATTCGGTGCGCCCGCTGACGATGCGCAACCCCCGCGCGGTGAGTGTCTCGGCAAGGGCCGCCGCGTTCTTCACCACCTGTTGCTGATACACCTTGAACTCGGGGGACAGAGCCTCCTTGAAGGCCACGGCCTTGGCGGCGATCACGTGCATCAGCGGACCGCCCTGGATGCCCGGGAAGATCGCGCTGTTGATCGGCTTGGCCACGTGCTCCTTCATGAGGATGATGCCGCCGCGCGGTCCCCGCAGGCTCTTGTGGGTGGTCGAGGTCACGACGTCGGCGTACGGAACCGGATTGGGGTAAACGCCAGCGGCGATGAGGCCTGCGTAGTGCGCCATGTCCACCATGAAGTACGCGCCGATGTCCTTGGCCACCTTGGCGAAGCGCTCGAAGTCGATGCGAAGGCTGTAGGCCGAGGCGCCGGCGATGATGAGCTTCGGCTTGTGTGCGTGCGCGAGCCGCTCCATCCGGTCGTAGTCGATCGCCTCGTGCGCATCGAGACCGTAGCTCACGACGTTGAACCACTTACCGCTCATGTTGAGCGGCATGCCGTGCGTGAGGTGTCCCCCCTCGGCGAGGCTCATGCCCATGATCGTGTCGCCCGGCGACAAAAGCCCGAAGAACACGCCCTGGTTGGCCTGCGAGCCCGAGTTCGGTTGCACGTTGGCGTACTCGGCCCCGAAGAGCTGCTTGAGCCGATCGATGGCCAGCTGCTCGACCACGTCCACGTTCTCGCAGCCGCCGTAGTAGCGCTTGCCCGGGTAGCCTTCGGCGTACTTGTTCGTGAGCTGAGTGCCTTGCGCGGCCATCACGGCAGGAGACGCATAGTTCTCC
Coding sequences within:
- the dnaJ gene encoding molecular chaperone DnaJ, translating into MRRPRLTVPFAVLTVSPPVSVKRDYYEVLGVSRDADGTLIKKAYRKLAVELHPDRNPGNAEAEERFKEASEAYQVLCDAEKRALYDRYGHEGPRSSGFSGFSDVSDVFSAFGDIFGDLFGGGGGGGRRRGASRGADLETQVELTLLEAAAGVEKEVTVDRHTRCGTCEGSGAAKGSSPERCGTCRGSGQVVHQQGFLMIQSTCPTCRGQGSLIKTPCEVCKGSGLETRSETLSVSIPAGVDDGSTLRLSGRGEESARGGQAGNLYIHIHVKADPRFQRDGAHLHTQLEVSFPQATLGATLVVPTLEGETDLELPAGTQPGEVIVMRGKGLPSLRGGGRGDLAVHVRVIVPTKLSKEEEQHLRAYAESAGDKVKEKQGLFGRRKK
- a CDS encoding DUF1592 domain-containing protein, encoding MDLSVSSVQRHGNRLLFLSAGLLVSLALPVSGCSGSVDSSADQDDGDGDGDGDGDGNGGSGQSGGRGGSNPGGNTGGASPPIIEPPSGCESVEPLPPTARRLTQNEILNSVRDILGVEFTQETAGFDKETITGFSTDVRELIPNFEFTKSSVTFGEKVTAKIQDRAAFAQKFGKCNSFGADCEKAFIEGLGLRLFRRPVTEDQVARYRKIMAEAVKQKASFGEATQAVLQAMLGSASFLYRLEPEVGDGSYRGLDDYQIASRLSFALWGTSPDDELMDKAREGKLTDTGEREAQVERLLNDNRAKQIFSRYASDWLVLEEAGKFIYDEVMYPDYKPELGLSMVEETKAFINAFWDEGLPLQDFYTAKFAFADKEMATIYGFDNPKQGMTRYDLANDPNRNGIFTQAAFLGPSGVHTTEPGIVFRGQYILKRFLCTEPPELTQELRDALGDQITANAMLGDSKSQRFVAEARTGTCRGCHNQFDPLAYALEPYDSLGRRRDKDRFGNELRTDGKFLPHVDPEERSFSTTEEFAKTFAELPLTRACLAANALHFLSGQAIHINDDDAQSCLVNSIRESMAKPDASFKDLFRTIALHPTNQGFKTLQAP
- a CDS encoding DUF1552 domain-containing protein yields the protein MKYRHVLSRRTMLRGMGGAAIALPFLEEMHSSTAFAADVSPACITYFFGNGIPVKAFNGGLSGRVAPLSEIAARSAIHARVSLKASFHGPATESSLRGKPKSGPSVEQYVRHKKYPSGNVPTRLKNLSAGIYWRTDESYKYQHSFDLNGDTMDNNPPRSLAAIFQRLFVGFTPPGKPGTDPVTPPPPSSGPNLKRSVLDAVIDDYKHFTSEAGNLGATSRERIRSHLDRIYEVEKTLPGLDQQMQDAMNPTTPTGGTSGGSASCKVPASTNEGQLPDPNKNGVPPVSPDLIEAYWKKLVDLYAMGLHCDIFRFGNLMASGSAERIIFKGTMQYNGQQRSVDHGKNGHDYWHAWDPKGNSFARELDEHINFLCRQMVTFVKALDDKSYPQANGKTFWENQLVILTTELDNHSNSAHATENTFHLVSPAGGKVKTNVLLTENSPKVTYVDFYETLLKGIGINDPSDFGLAKERKGLATGVLT
- a CDS encoding cold shock domain-containing protein produces the protein MNIKGFGFIKPLAGDEVFFHRSSVLGVDWSELQEGQRVSFQLAESPKGPRGEQVQVL
- a CDS encoding sigma-70 family RNA polymerase sigma factor; protein product: MMKPERSSLRVYLQRSGTVQLLSREQEIELAVRIERARTRTWEILAHFPSVILEGVAEGIVAERVSSAERDQAFAELVTLAGQLAKVTKVPPEADRDRLVVLMKQAVLGARQRQTLIEALTSVLSDAPGRPEGPRLPAARREALRHELDAAVQEEIRASNQLAAANLRLVVSIARRYVRRAQGMELADLVQEGNLGLLRAVESFDPHRGFKFSTYAVWWIRQAIVRGIQDKARVIRLPTHVAEEVARVGFASTQLTRKLGREPTTDELAELMQVGAERLDSLGPLRSMTTSLETPLGDGPGTLQDVFVNAEVSTPFDLASTESTKKHVHRMLALLPAREAEILSLRFGLDDGEEQTLEQVGERFNLTRERIRQLQNRAMELLARLSAHRI
- a CDS encoding serine hydroxymethyltransferase, whose translation is MFDRKLSTVAAVDPELSAAIERENQRQEDHIELIASENYASPAVMAAQGTQLTNKYAEGYPGKRYYGGCENVDVVEQLAIDRLKQLFGAEYANVQPNSGSQANQGVFFGLLSPGDTIMGMSLAEGGHLTHGMPLNMSGKWFNVVSYGLDAHEAIDYDRMERLAHAHKPKLIIAGASAYSLRIDFERFAKVAKDIGAYFMVDMAHYAGLIAAGVYPNPVPYADVVTSTTHKSLRGPRGGIILMKEHVAKPINSAIFPGIQGGPLMHVIAAKAVAFKEALSPEFKVYQQQVVKNAAALAETLTARGLRIVSGRTESHVMLVDLRPKNLTGKEAEAVLGQAHMTCNKNGIPNDPQKPMITSGIRLGSPAMTTRGFKEAEAVATGNLIADVLDNPQDQANLARVREQVAVLTRKFPVYG